One window of the Rosa rugosa chromosome 3, drRosRugo1.1, whole genome shotgun sequence genome contains the following:
- the LOC133738873 gene encoding uncharacterized membrane protein At1g75140, translating to MAITIKGKFILIYCLLVFSSSNPLVKSNSHELLETETEPNQQQQQVVLQRLEEIVRNLTEIVARLESKLSETKVVEGLVSPKQENDKHGGQKVQQGERARAVSVTKFSPFWSDRFQFVSAVKLDSQATCIHVLPFRDHEGGSKYVAVGDERGRVYVFLRNGDVVVEFDTLLGSPVMAMASFLSIYKNESFVVTGHKNGEILMHRVWEGVSGEEWSTVMMESVSKFDTGEDGLPVTILEVHHVGRMSYILASDVSGKITVYKENGTVHGSTMPSSRPLAFLKQRLLFLTETGAGSLDLRTMKIRESECEGLNHSLSRYYVFDAMERSKAYGFTSEGDLIHVLLLGDVMNFKCRVRSKKKFEMDEPLAFQAIKGCLLIVSGEKVFVYNVSSQHYVRVGAPRIIFSAGLDEIRSSFLNYQTMDADAEKRNEIPLIASDREKLVVLGLGGGYVGMYRSNLPASKGEFSTMLWTSPVFFFVLFLFGAWQFFAKKKEALTSWGPDDPFSSTSATTGAPLGGNSTGERSFVDSSSRNADMMDIRGGGLRGPSRRYVSPPRYAGGATSSFRPGTNDHNPRPSSVDPNFRTASELKFRGSALESSGFPKRRESLFVNNQVMDDSN from the coding sequence ATGGCGATCACAATAAAAGGCAAGTTCATTCTCATCTACTGTCTCTTGGTTTTCTCATCCTCTAACCCCTTAGTCAAATCCAATTCCCATGAACTActcgaaaccgaaaccgaacccaatcagcaacagcaacagGTTGTGTTGCAGAGGCTGGAGGAGATAGTGAGAAACCTGACTGAAATAGTAGCTAGGTTAGAATCCAAGCTGTCGGAGACGAAAGTGGTAGAGGGATTAGTCTCGCCTAAACAAGAAAATGATAAACACGGCGGTCAAAAAGTGCAACAAGGAGAGAGGGCGAGGGCAGTTTCGGTAACGAAGTTCAGTCCGTTTTGGTCGGACAGGTTTCAGTTTGTTTCGGCTGTGAAATTGGATTCCCAGGCGACATGTATCCACGTGTTGCCGTTTCGGGATCACGAGGGGGGTAGTAAGTACGTTGCGGTTGGGGATGAGAGAGGGAGGGTTTATGTGTTTCTGAGAAATGGGGATGTTGTGGTGGAGTTTGATACGCTGTTGGGGTCACCCGTAATGGCCATGGCTTCGTTCTTGTCGATTTATAAGAACGAGAGCTTTGTGGTGACAGGGCATAAGAATGGGGAGATTTTGATGCATAGGGTTTGGGAGGGGGTGAGTGGAGAAGAGTGGAGTACGGTGATGATGGAGAGTGTGAGCAAGTTTGATACCGGGGAAGACGGGCTGCCGGTTACTATTTTGGAGGTGCATCATGTTGGGAGGATGAGTTACATACTGGCCAGTGATGTGAGTGGGAAGATTACGGTTTATAAAGAGAATGGGACAGTTCATGGTTCCACTATGCCGTCGAGTAGGCCGCTTGCTTTCTTGAAGCAGCGGCTTCTGTTTTTGACGGAGACGGGTGCAGGGTCATTGGACTTGAGGACCATGAAGATTAGGGAGTCTGAATGTGAAGGGTTGAATCACTCGCTGTCTCGGTACTATGTTTTTGATGCCATGGAGCGGTCTAAAGCTTACGGGTTTACATCAGAAGGTGACCTGATTCATGTGCTGTTGTTGGGGGATGTGATGAACTTCAAATGCAGAGTTAGATCCAAGAAGAAGTTTGAAATGGATGAGCCTCTTGCTTTCCAGGCGATAAAGGGGTGTTTGCTTATTGTTAGCGGGGAGAAGGTTTTTGTGTATAATGTGTCATCCCAACATTATGTTAGGGTGGGTGCTCCTCGAATTATCTTCTCTGCTGGTCTCGATGAGATTAGATCGTCTTTTCTAAATTATCAGACCATGGATGCTGatgcagagaaaagaaatgaGATACCGTTAATTGCTAGTGATCGCGAAAAGCTTGTTGTTCTTGGTCTTGGCGGAGGGTATGTAGGAATGTATCGCTCAAACCTTCCTGCATCTAAAGGTGAATTTAGTACGATGCTATGGACTAGCCCTGTATTCTTCTTTGTACTTTTCCTATTTGGAGCTTGGCAATTTTTTGCTAAGAAGAAAGAAGCACTCACTTCATGGGGACCCGATGATCCATTTAGTTCGACTTCAGCTACAACAGGGGCTCCATTGGGTGGAAATAGCACTGGAGAAAGGTCTTTTGTGGACTCTTCATCAAGAAATGCTGATATGATGGATATTAGAGGTGGTGGTCTCAGAGGTCCATCAAGGAGGTACGTCTCTCCTCCACGGTATGCAGGTGGAGCTACAAGTTCATTTAGGCCAGGTACGAACGATCATAACCCCAGACCATCATCTGTTGATCCTAATTTTCGAACAGCTTCAGAGCTGAAATTCAGAGGGTCTGCGTTAGAATCTTCGGGATTCCCAAAACGGAGGGAAAGTTTGTTTGTGAACAACCAAGTTATGGATGATAGCAACTGA